From the Ruania alkalisoli genome, one window contains:
- a CDS encoding HtaA domain-containing protein gives MPPSAVARGRGLLAAMLALVLSMLGLTVATPAAAATGTVTDASVSWGVRASFVNYVLGPIAHGSIETDGVSESGGIFTWSGGAGAVDTEEQTASAASTGSVRFTGHDGQLDLTVADLRVEVGPEAAYLVADLTSKAIGASEATVMTGVQVATIDSAAITFGAEDVAATGAATTLTAAGAEAFAGFYEAGESMDSASFVLPYTVDEPSEPSEPSEPSEPSEPTEPTDPSEPTEPTEPTDPTDPTDPTDPTDPSEPSEPTDPTDPSEPTDPTGPTDPTDDDENLSLTVTDSTLTWGIKDSFVSYIQGPIAHGSIETSDGVTFNGSVFSWTDGTGTADDESQTGLVAYPGEIRFTGHGGLLDLTISDVRLRLDGPEAGTIVATLVSKALSSGEYETYIGVDLATLSFESGAIALDVPARVSGSGGTAKSPFVAPVVRAPAAATGTLAVNDAVAELTADGAQAFAGFYEPGTALDPVSASGQLSAESEQTEVPDPVDPGTPSTDGSSGDQTADSDGDGSNEENGTGDESPGGSTDVEEQVCVANAVSGASLTWGLKSSFRSYISGGIANGGWDLAGPISDVSGGWRWTGGSGSINTSTLTGTVSFGGSLHFTGHDGVLDLTLSNLVLRMTGPTSATLYADVTSSDMEGNPGSYPGVAFASVAFPATSASGGSVNVTAATTTLTSAGAEGFAGFYEAGTALDALAFELPVGGEVECSAATGTLAETGAEPSGLLAVAGVMVLLGAVVLVRRRAMHS, from the coding sequence ATGCCCCCATCTGCTGTCGCGCGCGGTCGAGGCCTGTTGGCCGCGATGCTCGCGCTCGTCCTGAGCATGCTCGGCCTGACCGTGGCCACTCCCGCAGCCGCTGCGACCGGAACCGTGACCGATGCCTCCGTCAGCTGGGGCGTGCGTGCGTCCTTCGTGAACTATGTGCTCGGACCGATCGCCCACGGGTCGATCGAGACGGACGGTGTGAGCGAGTCCGGCGGCATCTTCACGTGGAGCGGTGGAGCAGGTGCCGTGGACACCGAGGAGCAGACTGCCTCAGCAGCGAGCACCGGCTCGGTGCGATTCACCGGTCACGATGGTCAGCTCGACCTGACCGTGGCGGACCTGCGCGTGGAGGTCGGTCCCGAAGCCGCCTACCTGGTGGCCGACTTGACGTCCAAGGCGATCGGAGCGAGCGAGGCCACGGTGATGACCGGGGTGCAGGTGGCCACGATCGATTCTGCGGCCATCACCTTCGGGGCTGAGGACGTGGCGGCCACCGGTGCGGCCACCACCCTGACGGCCGCGGGTGCCGAGGCGTTCGCGGGCTTCTACGAGGCGGGTGAGTCGATGGACTCTGCGAGCTTCGTGCTGCCGTACACGGTTGATGAGCCGTCTGAGCCGTCTGAGCCGTCTGAGCCGTCTGAGCCGTCTGAGCCCACGGAGCCGACCGACCCGAGTGAGCCGACGGAGCCGACGGAGCCGACGGACCCGACGGACCCGACGGACCCGACGGACCCGACGGACCCGAGTGAGCCGTCTGAGCCCACAGACCCGACCGACCCGAGTGAGCCCACGGACCCGACCGGTCCCACAGATCCCACCGATGACGATGAGAACCTCAGCCTCACTGTCACCGACAGCACCCTGACCTGGGGCATCAAGGACTCCTTCGTCTCTTACATCCAGGGACCGATCGCGCACGGCTCGATCGAGACCTCCGATGGCGTGACCTTCAACGGATCCGTCTTCTCCTGGACCGACGGCACCGGAACCGCTGACGACGAGTCCCAGACCGGTCTCGTCGCCTACCCCGGTGAGATCCGGTTCACCGGGCACGGCGGTCTGCTCGACCTCACCATCTCCGATGTGCGACTGCGCCTCGACGGCCCGGAAGCGGGCACCATCGTCGCCACGCTGGTGTCGAAGGCGCTCAGCTCCGGCGAGTACGAGACCTACATCGGTGTGGACCTGGCCACCCTCTCGTTCGAGTCCGGCGCGATCGCCCTCGATGTGCCGGCACGGGTCTCGGGCAGTGGCGGCACCGCCAAGTCCCCGTTCGTGGCGCCGGTGGTCCGGGCTCCCGCGGCTGCGACCGGCACCCTCGCCGTGAACGATGCGGTCGCCGAGCTGACCGCGGACGGTGCGCAGGCCTTCGCGGGCTTCTACGAGCCCGGCACGGCCCTGGATCCGGTGAGTGCCTCCGGGCAGCTCAGTGCCGAGTCCGAGCAGACCGAGGTTCCTGACCCGGTCGACCCGGGGACGCCGTCAACGGATGGCTCCTCCGGTGACCAGACCGCAGACTCCGACGGGGACGGCTCGAACGAGGAGAACGGCACCGGCGACGAGAGCCCAGGCGGCAGCACCGACGTCGAGGAACAAGTGTGCGTGGCCAACGCGGTCTCCGGTGCGAGCCTCACCTGGGGCCTGAAGTCGAGTTTCCGCAGCTACATCTCCGGCGGCATCGCCAACGGAGGCTGGGACCTGGCCGGTCCGATCTCCGACGTCTCCGGCGGATGGCGATGGACCGGCGGCTCCGGCAGCATCAACACCAGCACGCTCACCGGCACGGTCTCCTTCGGCGGCTCGCTGCACTTCACCGGTCACGACGGCGTTCTCGACCTGACCCTGAGCAACCTGGTGCTGCGGATGACCGGACCCACCAGCGCCACGCTCTACGCCGACGTCACCTCCAGCGACATGGAGGGCAACCCCGGCTCCTACCCCGGTGTCGCGTTCGCATCCGTCGCCTTCCCCGCCACTTCGGCCTCGGGCGGCAGTGTGAACGTCACCGCAGCGACGACGACGCTCACCTCGGCCGGTGCCGAGGGCTTCGCCGGGTTCTATGAGGCGGGGACGGCGCTGGATGCGCTCGCCTTCGAGCTCCCGGTCGGCGGTGAGGTGGAGTGCTCGGCCGCGACCGGCACGCTCGCCGAGACCGGTGCCGAGCCCAGCGGGCTGCTGGCGGTGGCGGGCGTCATGGTGCTGCTCGGTGCGGTCGTGCTGGTGCGCCGCCGCGCGATGCACAGCTGA
- a CDS encoding heme/hemin ABC transporter substrate-binding protein: protein MRIPRSLRCLIAAVLALVTLTGCTGAGTAAGPAGSSPSVSPASPSSTSSQSPSSPSEDPDGAASPGPDPRTLVGPSSAAALPEVEPVAEGASPQLPVTTTGVDGVDATFTDISRLLALDLYGTLTETVIGLGLGDRLAGRSTSSTEASIADLPVVTQNGHELSVEAILGLDPTAVIMDTTMGPPEVPEQLRAAGIPVLVVTSERGVDLIADQITTVAQALGVPEAGSALVDRFDADLTEAQVYVEQVAGDWDPLRMVFLYVRGTGSVFFVMGEGSGGDDLIEHIGGIDAATDGGVSDIAPATAEAVIALQPEVILTMTGGLESTGGVPGLIERPGIAQTPAGASERVVDVADGDVLSFGPSFPAVLVALADAVYQP from the coding sequence ATGCGCATCCCACGTAGCCTGCGATGCCTGATCGCCGCCGTCCTGGCGCTGGTCACCCTCACCGGGTGCACCGGCGCCGGGACGGCGGCCGGCCCAGCCGGGTCCTCGCCCTCGGTCTCGCCTGCGTCACCGTCCTCTACCTCGTCACAGTCACCCTCGTCGCCGTCGGAGGATCCCGACGGCGCAGCCTCACCTGGACCGGACCCGCGCACCCTCGTAGGCCCCTCCTCCGCGGCCGCCCTGCCCGAGGTGGAGCCGGTCGCCGAGGGCGCCTCCCCGCAGCTTCCGGTCACCACAACCGGAGTGGACGGCGTGGATGCCACGTTCACCGACATCTCACGGCTTCTGGCGCTCGACCTCTATGGCACTCTCACCGAGACCGTCATCGGGCTCGGCCTCGGTGACAGGCTCGCCGGCAGGTCGACCTCCAGCACCGAGGCCTCGATCGCGGACCTGCCGGTCGTCACGCAGAACGGTCATGAACTGAGCGTCGAGGCCATCCTCGGGCTCGACCCGACGGCGGTGATCATGGACACCACGATGGGACCGCCGGAGGTGCCCGAGCAGTTGCGCGCAGCCGGGATACCCGTGCTCGTCGTTACCTCCGAGCGTGGGGTGGACCTGATCGCCGACCAGATCACCACGGTGGCGCAGGCGCTCGGAGTTCCGGAGGCCGGGAGCGCGCTCGTCGATCGGTTCGACGCTGATCTCACCGAGGCCCAGGTGTACGTGGAGCAGGTGGCCGGCGACTGGGATCCGCTGCGGATGGTCTTCCTCTATGTGCGCGGGACCGGAAGCGTGTTCTTCGTGATGGGTGAGGGGTCCGGCGGTGACGACCTGATCGAGCACATCGGCGGGATCGACGCCGCCACCGACGGCGGGGTCAGCGACATCGCACCCGCCACGGCCGAGGCTGTGATCGCGCTCCAGCCGGAGGTGATCCTTACGATGACCGGTGGTCTGGAGTCCACCGGGGGTGTGCCGGGTCTGATCGAGCGGCCCGGCATCGCGCAGACGCCGGCGGGGGCCAGCGAGCGGGTCGTCGACGTGGCCGACGGTGATGTGCTCTCGTTCGGTCCCTCGTTCCCGGCGGTCCTGGTCGCCCTGGCCGACGCGGTCTACCAGCCGTGA
- a CDS encoding FecCD family ABC transporter permease: protein MKASSAVVGRRTSRATVTAVVLVATIIALSIVSLHLGQYRISLPEVADSLFDRVGLGDGASSMADGVLWDVRLPRILAGLLVGAGLGAAGAITQGLFGNPLAEPSVVGITSGAGVGAAAATVLGTAATMTFVVPVAAFAAGIATTMLVWVLAGSVRGGGTVALVLVGIAVNAVAGAASSLLIFLADSTSREAVVFWQLGSLNGAMWSDVRVAGLLVGAGLVWALFLAPGLDSLALGERAAAHTGLDLRRFRIQAVLVAALLTAAAVAVAGIIGFVGLIVPHLLRLVVGPRQRSILPLSALGGAALIAGSDLVARTTVPFVDLPIGALTAVVGGPVFFFLLRTRISA from the coding sequence GTGAAGGCGAGCTCCGCCGTCGTGGGCCGGCGCACATCCCGGGCGACGGTGACCGCGGTGGTGCTGGTGGCGACGATCATCGCCCTGTCGATCGTGTCGCTGCACCTGGGGCAGTACCGGATCTCGCTGCCTGAGGTGGCCGACAGCCTGTTCGACCGGGTCGGGTTGGGTGACGGGGCGTCGTCCATGGCGGACGGCGTGCTCTGGGACGTGCGCCTGCCCCGGATCCTCGCCGGGCTGCTGGTAGGGGCCGGCCTCGGGGCGGCCGGGGCGATCACGCAGGGCCTGTTCGGCAATCCACTGGCCGAGCCGAGCGTCGTGGGTATCACCTCCGGCGCCGGGGTCGGCGCCGCTGCGGCGACGGTCCTCGGAACGGCTGCGACCATGACATTCGTGGTCCCGGTCGCCGCATTCGCCGCCGGTATCGCGACCACGATGCTCGTCTGGGTGCTCGCCGGATCGGTCCGCGGCGGCGGAACTGTGGCGCTGGTCCTGGTCGGGATCGCGGTCAACGCCGTGGCGGGAGCGGCGTCGTCGTTGCTGATCTTCCTCGCTGACAGCACCAGCCGGGAGGCGGTCGTCTTCTGGCAGTTGGGTAGCCTCAACGGCGCGATGTGGTCTGATGTCCGGGTCGCCGGTCTCCTCGTCGGTGCCGGTCTGGTCTGGGCGCTCTTCCTCGCCCCCGGCCTGGACTCGCTCGCGCTCGGTGAACGCGCCGCCGCGCACACGGGCCTGGATCTTCGCAGGTTCCGGATTCAGGCGGTCCTCGTGGCCGCCCTGCTGACCGCGGCGGCCGTGGCGGTGGCGGGCATCATCGGCTTCGTCGGTCTGATCGTGCCGCACCTGCTGCGCTTGGTCGTCGGACCTCGCCAGCGTTCCATTCTCCCGCTCTCCGCGCTCGGTGGAGCCGCCCTCATCGCCGGCAGCGACCTCGTGGCGCGCACCACTGTGCCCTTCGTGGACCTGCCCATCGGTGCGCTCACCGCCGTCGTCGGTGGCCCCGTCTTCTTCTTCCTGCTACGCACGCGGATCTCGGCATGA
- a CDS encoding ABC transporter ATP-binding protein, with the protein MSRIELDGGPALDVPVTGGGGTAARTGPAVRVENLSVDRGSRRVLDGVSLAAVPGTVTAVIGPNGSGKSTLIGAIAGDVPLADGRVWVAGRNVHSMRPAEAAQRRSVYTQETAVSFDYFGAEIVALGRRPWRSQETAAEREAIVAAALDETEMAQASRRRVLTLSGGERARVQLARVLAQDAAVVLLDEPTAALDLRHQALVHRLCRDVAAAGGTVLVVLHDVDAALAVADQVLLLDEGRAVVQGSPAQVRAEHLEHVYGYPVDIVTHPVDGRRLVLPRRVRH; encoded by the coding sequence ATGAGCAGGATCGAGCTCGACGGCGGCCCCGCCCTGGATGTGCCCGTCACCGGGGGTGGAGGTACAGCGGCGCGCACCGGCCCAGCGGTTCGGGTCGAGAACCTCAGCGTCGACCGGGGCTCGCGGCGGGTGCTGGACGGCGTCAGCCTGGCGGCCGTGCCAGGTACGGTGACCGCCGTCATCGGACCGAACGGCAGCGGGAAATCCACCCTGATCGGTGCGATCGCCGGTGACGTTCCGCTCGCCGACGGCCGGGTGTGGGTGGCCGGCCGGAACGTGCACAGCATGCGCCCGGCCGAAGCGGCGCAACGACGGTCGGTCTACACCCAAGAGACAGCCGTCTCCTTCGACTACTTCGGTGCCGAGATCGTCGCGCTCGGGCGGCGGCCCTGGCGCTCGCAGGAGACTGCGGCCGAGCGCGAGGCGATCGTCGCCGCAGCGCTGGACGAGACCGAGATGGCGCAGGCATCGCGCCGTCGGGTGCTCACCCTCTCCGGTGGTGAGCGGGCACGGGTGCAGCTCGCTCGGGTGCTGGCCCAGGATGCGGCGGTGGTGCTGCTGGACGAGCCCACCGCAGCGCTCGACCTGCGCCACCAGGCACTCGTGCACCGGTTGTGCCGCGACGTTGCGGCTGCCGGCGGCACGGTCCTGGTGGTGCTGCACGACGTCGATGCGGCGCTCGCGGTGGCAGACCAGGTGCTGTTGCTCGATGAAGGTCGGGCAGTGGTGCAGGGGTCACCGGCTCAGGTCAGGGCCGAGCATCTCGAGCACGTCTACGGCTATCCCGTCGACATCGTGACCCATCCGGTCGACGGGCGCCGTCTGGTGCTCCCGCGGCGGGTTCGGCACTGA
- a CDS encoding dihydrodipicolinate synthase family protein: MITCTGLSAFPLTPIREDSVDERAFAAQVTRVAAAGVDSIAALGSTGVYPYLSRAERARVARVAVEHAGDVPVIVGVGALRTSHVLGHVDDATDAGASAVLLPAMSYHPLTDDDVVGLVETVAAHSPLPVIVYDNPGTTHVTFTPELYARVARVPGVASIKIPGVPTEPAAAREHVARIRGAVGESVTIGVSGDPFATAGLAAGCDAWYSVIAGTLPEVALRLARPALAGNAAEAEAENVRLAPLWRLFTEMGGSIRVIATIAELLGIAEQPCLPLPIRGLDGEQRRRVAAVLEALQIS, translated from the coding sequence ATCATCACCTGCACAGGACTGAGCGCATTCCCCCTCACCCCGATACGCGAGGACTCCGTGGACGAGCGCGCGTTCGCCGCCCAGGTCACACGCGTCGCGGCGGCGGGCGTCGACTCGATCGCCGCGCTGGGATCGACCGGGGTGTACCCCTATCTGAGCCGAGCCGAACGGGCGCGGGTGGCGCGGGTGGCGGTGGAACATGCGGGCGACGTCCCGGTCATCGTGGGGGTCGGAGCACTACGCACCTCGCACGTGCTGGGGCATGTCGACGACGCCACGGATGCGGGCGCCTCGGCCGTGCTGCTGCCCGCGATGTCCTACCACCCGCTCACCGATGACGACGTGGTCGGGCTCGTGGAGACGGTCGCGGCCCACAGCCCGCTGCCCGTGATCGTCTACGACAACCCGGGGACGACACACGTCACCTTCACGCCGGAACTGTACGCGCGGGTGGCGCGCGTGCCAGGGGTGGCGTCGATCAAGATTCCCGGCGTGCCGACCGAACCGGCGGCGGCGCGTGAGCATGTTGCGAGGATCCGGGGGGCGGTCGGCGAGAGCGTGACCATCGGCGTCTCCGGCGACCCGTTCGCCACGGCGGGCCTCGCTGCCGGGTGCGACGCCTGGTATTCGGTGATCGCCGGCACCCTGCCCGAGGTGGCCTTACGACTGGCACGCCCGGCACTGGCAGGCAACGCCGCAGAGGCCGAGGCCGAGAACGTGCGGCTGGCACCGTTATGGCGACTGTTCACCGAGATGGGAGGCAGCATCCGGGTGATCGCCACCATCGCCGAGTTGCTCGGGATCGCCGAGCAGCCGTGCCTCCCGCTTCCGATCCGTGGGCTGGACGGGGAGCAACGGCGACGAGTGGCAGCAGTGCTGGAGGCACTCCAGATCAGCTAG
- a CDS encoding glycoside hydrolase family 2 TIM barrel-domain containing protein, whose amino-acid sequence MTLRSDRSAWQDHTQLHQNRAPARAYLVGYQDEPAARSMAREASAQWRSLNGDWHFRFYEHPLDVPTGVAEHPHPDGAVITVPSLWQLQGYGRLQYTDEGYPFPIDPPLTVTANPTGVYQRTIHVDPDDLTGQVLLRFDGADSFLQVFLNGTEIGFSKGSRLTAEFDITAHLRPGANLLTALVHQFSDASYLEDQDMWWASGLFREVSLLVRPAARLDDVHTWTTFDAPPDQVPTDAILHVRARASSAVGKLGYRLLDPDGAEVATGHLAESADGLTLDVPVHAPAQWSAEEPHLYQLLLETHDGAGAVTEIVPVRIGFREVTISGGVLRLNGRYLALHGVNRHDHDDVTGRTVSLERMEQDVRLMKAHNINAVRTSHYPNDPRFYELCDVYGLYVLAETDLETHGFSYTDNLSRLAEDPEWRPAFVDRIERHVLAQRNHPSIVMWSLGNESGMGENFAAMYRRAKGLDPTRPVHYEEDRDAEVMDVVSTMYSRVQMMDELGRYPLGKPRILCEYAHAMGNGPGGLAEYQEVFDRHPSIQGHFVWEWIDHGIRTNSTDGSDGQVYWRYGGDFGDEPHNGNFCIDGLVLPDQTPSPGLREYAQVICPVVVEPAPDGGPSAGVRVRLRSRYGVRDTAGIDLEVRTLHDGETVATRTVPAPVLGPGEGAVVEVAPAPPSTGTATERFLTITVRHREATRYAAAGHPLGVYQVPLPPGPSTAPPAAQVRRGRLEIEDDGRGAVVRLAEQTWRFSRREGALVGLTDGGRDLLRRPPRVQLDRPTIDNHQVERDTLWAPRFWHLMRTHPRAFAIEREGETVRVRTTALHAPPAYELGVRVAADYLLGPDGACRIEIAGEPYGDYTGVVPMLGATLGVDPALTEVEYYGLGPGENYPDSRAAATIGRYRSTVDALNTPYVRPQDTGNRGGVRWLALTDKGGSGLWIGADNPVEAAVWPWSGPALETAAHQCDLEPEDVLTVTLADALLGLGSNSWGSEVLHSHRVWLRPFRLALTLIPMRPGGAPGQSAATSRRPAC is encoded by the coding sequence GTGACCCTGCGATCTGACCGGAGCGCCTGGCAGGACCATACCCAGCTGCACCAGAACAGGGCGCCCGCCCGTGCCTACCTGGTCGGCTATCAGGACGAGCCCGCCGCCCGGAGCATGGCCCGCGAAGCGAGTGCCCAGTGGCGTTCCCTGAATGGTGACTGGCACTTCCGCTTCTACGAGCACCCGCTCGACGTGCCAACCGGCGTCGCCGAGCACCCGCACCCCGACGGGGCCGTGATCACCGTGCCGAGCCTGTGGCAGCTGCAGGGCTACGGCCGCCTGCAGTACACCGACGAGGGCTATCCCTTCCCGATCGATCCACCGCTCACGGTCACCGCGAATCCCACCGGCGTCTACCAGCGCACCATCCACGTCGACCCCGACGACCTCACCGGGCAGGTCCTGCTCCGGTTCGACGGCGCCGACTCCTTCCTCCAGGTCTTCCTCAACGGCACCGAGATCGGCTTCTCCAAGGGCAGCCGCCTCACCGCCGAGTTCGACATCACCGCGCACCTGCGCCCCGGTGCGAACCTGCTGACCGCCCTCGTCCACCAGTTCAGCGACGCCAGCTATCTCGAGGACCAGGACATGTGGTGGGCCTCCGGCCTGTTCCGCGAGGTCAGCCTGCTGGTCCGCCCCGCGGCCCGCCTCGACGACGTGCACACCTGGACCACCTTCGACGCCCCGCCGGACCAGGTGCCCACGGACGCCATCCTGCACGTGCGCGCCCGGGCGAGCTCCGCCGTCGGGAAGCTCGGCTACCGCCTGCTGGACCCCGACGGAGCCGAGGTTGCCACGGGGCACCTTGCGGAGTCGGCCGACGGTCTCACCCTCGACGTCCCCGTCCACGCTCCTGCCCAGTGGAGTGCCGAGGAGCCGCACCTGTACCAGCTGCTGCTTGAGACCCACGACGGCGCAGGTGCCGTGACCGAGATCGTCCCGGTGCGCATCGGGTTCCGCGAGGTGACGATCTCAGGTGGCGTGCTGCGCCTGAACGGGCGTTATCTCGCCCTGCACGGGGTGAACCGGCACGACCACGATGACGTCACGGGCCGCACGGTCAGCCTGGAACGGATGGAGCAGGATGTGCGGCTGATGAAGGCGCACAACATCAACGCCGTCCGCACCTCGCACTACCCGAACGACCCCCGCTTCTACGAGCTGTGCGACGTCTATGGCCTCTACGTGCTCGCCGAGACCGACTTGGAGACCCACGGCTTCAGCTACACCGACAACCTGTCGCGGCTTGCCGAGGATCCTGAGTGGCGTCCGGCGTTCGTGGACCGGATCGAACGACACGTGCTCGCCCAGCGCAACCACCCCAGCATCGTGATGTGGTCCCTGGGCAACGAGTCCGGCATGGGGGAGAACTTCGCTGCCATGTACCGCCGGGCGAAGGGGCTCGACCCGACCCGCCCGGTGCACTACGAGGAGGACCGCGACGCCGAGGTGATGGACGTGGTCTCCACCATGTACTCCCGGGTGCAGATGATGGACGAGCTCGGCCGGTACCCCCTCGGCAAGCCCCGGATCCTGTGCGAGTACGCCCATGCGATGGGCAACGGACCGGGCGGGCTGGCCGAGTACCAGGAGGTCTTCGACCGCCACCCCTCGATCCAGGGCCATTTCGTGTGGGAGTGGATCGACCACGGCATCCGCACGAACAGCACAGACGGGTCCGACGGTCAGGTGTACTGGCGCTACGGCGGCGACTTCGGGGACGAGCCGCACAACGGCAACTTCTGCATCGACGGGCTCGTGCTGCCGGACCAGACCCCGAGCCCGGGCCTGCGCGAGTACGCCCAGGTGATCTGCCCCGTGGTGGTCGAACCAGCCCCCGACGGCGGACCTTCCGCAGGCGTGCGCGTGCGGTTGCGTAGCCGGTACGGCGTGCGCGACACGGCCGGGATCGACCTCGAGGTGCGGACCCTGCACGACGGCGAGACCGTCGCCACCCGCACCGTGCCCGCCCCGGTGCTGGGCCCGGGAGAGGGGGCCGTGGTGGAGGTGGCCCCAGCTCCACCTTCGACCGGTACAGCGACCGAGCGCTTCCTCACCATCACCGTGCGGCACCGGGAGGCCACCCGCTACGCCGCGGCCGGACACCCGCTCGGGGTCTACCAGGTGCCCCTGCCCCCGGGCCCGAGTACCGCGCCGCCCGCTGCCCAGGTGAGACGCGGCAGGCTGGAGATCGAGGACGACGGACGGGGCGCCGTCGTGCGCCTCGCCGAGCAGACCTGGCGATTCTCCCGCCGGGAAGGCGCCCTGGTGGGCCTGACCGACGGCGGCCGAGACCTGCTCCGCCGGCCTCCCCGGGTGCAACTCGACCGCCCCACGATCGACAACCACCAGGTGGAGCGGGACACGCTCTGGGCGCCGCGGTTCTGGCATCTGATGCGCACCCACCCGCGGGCTTTCGCGATCGAACGCGAGGGCGAGACAGTCCGGGTGCGCACCACCGCGCTGCACGCACCGCCCGCGTACGAGCTCGGGGTGCGGGTCGCGGCCGACTACCTACTCGGCCCGGATGGTGCGTGCCGGATCGAGATCGCCGGCGAGCCGTACGGCGACTACACCGGCGTGGTGCCGATGCTCGGCGCCACTCTCGGCGTGGATCCGGCGCTGACCGAGGTGGAGTACTACGGCCTCGGTCCCGGCGAGAACTATCCGGACTCGCGCGCCGCGGCCACGATCGGGCGCTATCGCAGCACCGTGGACGCGCTGAACACGCCCTATGTCCGCCCGCAGGACACCGGCAACCGTGGTGGGGTTCGTTGGCTGGCACTGACCGACAAGGGCGGCTCGGGGCTCTGGATCGGGGCGGACAACCCGGTGGAGGCGGCCGTGTGGCCCTGGTCCGGCCCTGCCCTCGAGACGGCGGCGCACCAGTGCGACCTCGAACCCGAGGATGTGCTCACGGTGACCCTCGCCGACGCGCTGCTGGGCCTGGGCTCGAACTCATGGGGCTCCGAGGTGTTGCACTCGCACCGAGTGTGGCTGCGCCCGTTCCGCTTGGCCCTCACACTGATCCCGATGCGACCAGGTGGCGCCCCGGGCCAGAGCGCCGCAACGAGCAGGAGGCCGGCATGCTGA
- a CDS encoding ABC transporter substrate-binding protein has product MSQSVTRSRTRIRTHGAVAVLAAGTLLLSACSGSGNSGGGSSDGSSTVTWSTWGSPEELERFEGFNEQFMADHEDITVELQPTAGYSDYHSKLLAQLTSGTAPDVFYVGDDRIGEFVDAGVLLPLSDLMDSDASQTPVDAFNPGVLGAGQTEDGEIYAVPNDVNPDALWYDKEALAAAGITEDPAELAANDEWTTETFLEMNDKLAEAGLIGSMYWNYYGTHWSWVSSQGGTAYDESGTFVGNTDATTVDAVQTFADYMQDGTFVVADTMPEGAGADSEFVTHGAGFFAQGRYTIGTLEEAGVAESYDIVRWPTPDGTAAPTTVAASYLVINADTPDPDAAFAFWTAYLSQEGQEFRLSEGGNAVPSIEGADDVVLADGYPEHAQTFLDMRDMGFANYAAESTVPGLSTDINEAMLNLYQGAGGTAQETLDQIAALAADG; this is encoded by the coding sequence ATGTCTCAGTCCGTGACGCGCTCCCGCACGCGCATCCGAACCCACGGCGCCGTGGCCGTGCTCGCCGCCGGCACCTTGCTCCTCAGCGCGTGCAGCGGCAGCGGAAACAGTGGTGGCGGCTCCAGTGACGGCAGTTCCACCGTCACCTGGTCCACCTGGGGCAGCCCGGAGGAGCTCGAGCGCTTCGAAGGCTTCAACGAGCAGTTCATGGCCGACCACGAGGACATCACCGTGGAATTGCAGCCGACCGCCGGCTACAGCGACTACCACTCCAAGTTGCTCGCCCAGCTCACCTCGGGCACGGCGCCTGACGTGTTCTACGTGGGCGATGACCGGATCGGTGAATTCGTCGACGCCGGTGTGCTGCTGCCGCTGAGCGACCTGATGGACTCCGATGCCAGTCAGACCCCGGTGGACGCATTCAACCCGGGCGTGCTCGGCGCCGGGCAGACCGAGGATGGCGAGATCTACGCCGTGCCGAACGACGTGAACCCGGACGCCCTCTGGTACGACAAGGAGGCGCTCGCCGCCGCCGGGATCACCGAGGACCCGGCCGAGCTGGCCGCCAACGATGAGTGGACCACCGAGACGTTCCTGGAGATGAACGACAAGCTCGCCGAGGCGGGCCTGATCGGCTCTATGTACTGGAATTACTACGGCACCCACTGGAGCTGGGTCTCCTCCCAGGGGGGCACCGCCTACGACGAGAGCGGCACCTTTGTCGGCAACACGGACGCCACCACGGTGGACGCGGTGCAGACTTTCGCCGACTACATGCAGGACGGCACCTTCGTGGTGGCCGACACCATGCCGGAGGGCGCCGGAGCGGACTCGGAGTTCGTGACCCACGGCGCCGGCTTCTTCGCCCAGGGTCGCTACACGATCGGCACGCTGGAGGAAGCCGGGGTGGCCGAGTCCTACGACATCGTGCGCTGGCCGACCCCCGACGGCACCGCCGCCCCGACCACCGTGGCCGCCTCCTACCTGGTGATCAACGCCGACACCCCCGACCCCGACGCCGCCTTCGCGTTCTGGACCGCCTACCTCTCCCAGGAGGGGCAGGAGTTCCGGCTCTCCGAGGGTGGGAACGCCGTCCCCTCGATCGAGGGCGCGGACGACGTGGTGCTCGCCGACGGGTACCCCGAGCACGCACAGACGTTCCTCGACATGCGCGACATGGGCTTTGCGAACTATGCCGCTGAGTCCACCGTGCCGGGCCTGAGCACTGACATCAACGAGGCCATGCTGAACCTGTACCAGGGTGCCGGCGGCACCGCGCAGGAGACGCTCGACCAGATCGCCGCTCTCGCCGCGGACGGCTGA